In the genome of Vanacampus margaritifer isolate UIUO_Vmar chromosome 1, RoL_Vmar_1.0, whole genome shotgun sequence, one region contains:
- the LOC144049374 gene encoding polypyrimidine tract-binding protein 1-like isoform X2, with the protein MRRHRAAILTSSLEEYPAYGVQNLSTLEEPGFKSDRFQAPKPRHRVDERPKRRLDADLYPLGSGYVPEIDSVHDISVGTKRGSDELFSSCISNGPYIMNSANGNDSKKFKGDVRSPGVPSRVVHLRKLPSDINEAEVIGLGLPFGKVTNLLMLKGKNQAFLELNSEECAQTMVSYYLSVTPVIRNHPIYMQYSTHKELKTDNSPNQVRAQAALQAVNALHGGGAIAGDVSGLAGATAQSPVLRVIVENLFYPVTLDVLHQIFSKFGTVLKIITFTKNNQFQALIQYADAIMAHNAKCLDGQNIYNACCTLRISFSKLTNLNVKYNNDKSRDYTRLDLPTADAHPTLDHQTMAAAAFAAPGIISASPYGGAHAFPPAFAIQQAVPFGPVCSSLGLAMPGIPGALASLGVGHSGMAAAAAAASRLSLAGLAAVGGHNVLLVSNLNPESVTPHCLFILFGVYGDVMRVKILFNKKENALIQMADGNQAQLAISHLNGQRLLGRAIRVTVSKHTTVQLPREGQEDQGLTKDYSNSPLHRFKKPGSKNYSNIFPPSATLHLSNIPPAVVEEDLKRLFASSGATVKAFKFFQNDRKMALIQMASVEEAIECLIEFHNHDLGENHHLRVSFSKSTI; encoded by the exons atgcgtcgtcatcgagctgcgatccttacgtcatcgctggaggagtatcccgcatatggtgtccagaatctttccactctggaggagcccggtttcaaaagtgatcggtttcaagctccgaaaccgcgccatcgtgtggacgaacggcctaaacg CCGCCTAGACGCTGACTTGTACCCTCTGGGATCCGGCTACGTCCCTGAAATTGA CAGTGTCCATGACATATCAGTTGGCACGAAG AGAGGATCTGACGAGCTCTTTTCTTCCTGCATATCCAACGGGCCCTATATCATGAACTCAG CCAATGGCAACGACAGCAAAAAATTCAAGGGTGACGTCCGCAGTCCCGGTGTTCCGTCACGCGTGGTTCATCTACGCAAGCTGCCCAGCGACATAAACGAGGCCGAGGTCATCGGGCTCGGTTTGCCCTTTGGGAAAGTCACCAATCTGCTGATGCTGAAAGGGAAGAACCAG GCGTTCCTGGAGCTGAACAGCGAGGAGTGTGCTCAGACCATGGTGAGCTACTACTTGTCTGTGACACCCGTCATCAGAAACCACCCCATTTACATGCAATACTCCACCCACAAAGAGCTAAAGACGGACAACTCCCCCAACCAAGTG CGCGCCCAAGCTGCTCTGCAGGCGGTCAACGCTCTGCATGGCGGTGGCGCCATTGCCGGGGATGTGAGCGGCCTAGCGGGCGCCACCGCTCAAAGCCCCGTCCTGCGAGTCATTGTGGAGAACCTCTTCTACCCGGTCACCCTGGATGTACTGCACCAG ataTTTTCCAAATTCGGCACAGTTCTGAAGATCATCACATTTACAAAGAACAACCAGTTCCAGGCTCTCATCCAGTATGCTGATGCCATAATGGCCCACAATGCCAAA tGTCTGGATGGGCAGAACATCTACAATGCCTGCTGCACCCTCAGAATCAGCTTCTCTAAGCTCACCAACCTGAATGTCAAATACAACAACGACAAGAGCAGGGACTACACCCGCCTGGATCTCCCCACCGCTGACGCTCATCCCACCCTGGACCACCAGACCATGGCTGCTGCTGCCTTTG CTGCCCCTGGTATAATTTCTGCCTCTCCGTATGGAGGCGCTCATGCTTTCCCACCTGCTTTTGCCATCCAGCAAGCAG TACCCTTTGGACCCGTTTGCTCCTCCCTAGGTCTTGCAATGCCCGGCATCCCCGGTGCCTTGGCGTCATTGGGCGTCGGGCACAGCGGCATGGCGGCggcagccgccgccgccagtCGCCTCAGCCTGGCCGGGCTCGCTGCCGTCGGCGGACACAACGTCCTGTTGGTCAGCAATCTGAACCCGGAG AGCGTTACGCCACACTGCCTCTTTATTCTTTTCG GTGTGTATGGCGACGTGATGAGAGTCAAGATCCTGTTCAATAAAAAAGAGAACGCTCTGATCCAGATGGCCGATGGCAACCAGGCTCAGCTAG CCATCAGCCACCTGAATGGCCAGCGGCTGCTCGGCAGGGCCATCCGCGTGACGGTGTCCAAGCACACCACGGTGCAGTTGCCGAGAGAAGGCCAGGAGGACCAGGGCCTGACCAAGGACTACAGCAACTCACCGCTGCATCGCTTCAAAAAGCCCGGCTCCAAGAACTACTCAAACATCTTTCCACCATCGGCCACGCTCCATTTGTCCAATATACC GCCTGCTGTGGTGGAAGAAGACCTCAAGAGGCTTTTTGCCAGCTCAGGAGCCACAGTCAAAGCCTTCAAGTTCTTTCA AAACGATCGCAAGATGGCCCTGATCCAGATGGCCTCAGTGGAGGAGGCCATCGAGTGCCTGATTGAGTTCCACAACCACGACCTGGGAGAGAACCACCACCTCAGAGTGTCCTTCTCAAAATCCACCATCTGA
- the LOC144049374 gene encoding polypyrimidine tract-binding protein 1-like isoform X1, with amino-acid sequence MRRHRAAILTSSLEEYPAYGVQNLSTLEEPGFKSDRFQAPKPRHRVDERPKRRLDADLYPLGSGYVPEIDPRVLSFHSSVHDISVGTKRGSDELFSSCISNGPYIMNSANGNDSKKFKGDVRSPGVPSRVVHLRKLPSDINEAEVIGLGLPFGKVTNLLMLKGKNQAFLELNSEECAQTMVSYYLSVTPVIRNHPIYMQYSTHKELKTDNSPNQVRAQAALQAVNALHGGGAIAGDVSGLAGATAQSPVLRVIVENLFYPVTLDVLHQIFSKFGTVLKIITFTKNNQFQALIQYADAIMAHNAKCLDGQNIYNACCTLRISFSKLTNLNVKYNNDKSRDYTRLDLPTADAHPTLDHQTMAAAAFAAPGIISASPYGGAHAFPPAFAIQQAVPFGPVCSSLGLAMPGIPGALASLGVGHSGMAAAAAAASRLSLAGLAAVGGHNVLLVSNLNPESVTPHCLFILFGVYGDVMRVKILFNKKENALIQMADGNQAQLAISHLNGQRLLGRAIRVTVSKHTTVQLPREGQEDQGLTKDYSNSPLHRFKKPGSKNYSNIFPPSATLHLSNIPPAVVEEDLKRLFASSGATVKAFKFFQNDRKMALIQMASVEEAIECLIEFHNHDLGENHHLRVSFSKSTI; translated from the exons atgcgtcgtcatcgagctgcgatccttacgtcatcgctggaggagtatcccgcatatggtgtccagaatctttccactctggaggagcccggtttcaaaagtgatcggtttcaagctccgaaaccgcgccatcgtgtggacgaacggcctaaacg CCGCCTAGACGCTGACTTGTACCCTCTGGGATCCGGCTACGTCCCTGAAATTGA CCCCCGTGTTTTGTCTTTCCACAGCAGTGTCCATGACATATCAGTTGGCACGAAG AGAGGATCTGACGAGCTCTTTTCTTCCTGCATATCCAACGGGCCCTATATCATGAACTCAG CCAATGGCAACGACAGCAAAAAATTCAAGGGTGACGTCCGCAGTCCCGGTGTTCCGTCACGCGTGGTTCATCTACGCAAGCTGCCCAGCGACATAAACGAGGCCGAGGTCATCGGGCTCGGTTTGCCCTTTGGGAAAGTCACCAATCTGCTGATGCTGAAAGGGAAGAACCAG GCGTTCCTGGAGCTGAACAGCGAGGAGTGTGCTCAGACCATGGTGAGCTACTACTTGTCTGTGACACCCGTCATCAGAAACCACCCCATTTACATGCAATACTCCACCCACAAAGAGCTAAAGACGGACAACTCCCCCAACCAAGTG CGCGCCCAAGCTGCTCTGCAGGCGGTCAACGCTCTGCATGGCGGTGGCGCCATTGCCGGGGATGTGAGCGGCCTAGCGGGCGCCACCGCTCAAAGCCCCGTCCTGCGAGTCATTGTGGAGAACCTCTTCTACCCGGTCACCCTGGATGTACTGCACCAG ataTTTTCCAAATTCGGCACAGTTCTGAAGATCATCACATTTACAAAGAACAACCAGTTCCAGGCTCTCATCCAGTATGCTGATGCCATAATGGCCCACAATGCCAAA tGTCTGGATGGGCAGAACATCTACAATGCCTGCTGCACCCTCAGAATCAGCTTCTCTAAGCTCACCAACCTGAATGTCAAATACAACAACGACAAGAGCAGGGACTACACCCGCCTGGATCTCCCCACCGCTGACGCTCATCCCACCCTGGACCACCAGACCATGGCTGCTGCTGCCTTTG CTGCCCCTGGTATAATTTCTGCCTCTCCGTATGGAGGCGCTCATGCTTTCCCACCTGCTTTTGCCATCCAGCAAGCAG TACCCTTTGGACCCGTTTGCTCCTCCCTAGGTCTTGCAATGCCCGGCATCCCCGGTGCCTTGGCGTCATTGGGCGTCGGGCACAGCGGCATGGCGGCggcagccgccgccgccagtCGCCTCAGCCTGGCCGGGCTCGCTGCCGTCGGCGGACACAACGTCCTGTTGGTCAGCAATCTGAACCCGGAG AGCGTTACGCCACACTGCCTCTTTATTCTTTTCG GTGTGTATGGCGACGTGATGAGAGTCAAGATCCTGTTCAATAAAAAAGAGAACGCTCTGATCCAGATGGCCGATGGCAACCAGGCTCAGCTAG CCATCAGCCACCTGAATGGCCAGCGGCTGCTCGGCAGGGCCATCCGCGTGACGGTGTCCAAGCACACCACGGTGCAGTTGCCGAGAGAAGGCCAGGAGGACCAGGGCCTGACCAAGGACTACAGCAACTCACCGCTGCATCGCTTCAAAAAGCCCGGCTCCAAGAACTACTCAAACATCTTTCCACCATCGGCCACGCTCCATTTGTCCAATATACC GCCTGCTGTGGTGGAAGAAGACCTCAAGAGGCTTTTTGCCAGCTCAGGAGCCACAGTCAAAGCCTTCAAGTTCTTTCA AAACGATCGCAAGATGGCCCTGATCCAGATGGCCTCAGTGGAGGAGGCCATCGAGTGCCTGATTGAGTTCCACAACCACGACCTGGGAGAGAACCACCACCTCAGAGTGTCCTTCTCAAAATCCACCATCTGA
- the LOC144049374 gene encoding polypyrimidine tract-binding protein 1-like isoform X10 produces MDGRLDADLYPLGSGYVPEIDSVHDISVGTKRGSDELFSSCISNGPYIMNSANGNDSKKFKGDVRSPGVPSRVVHLRKLPSDINEAEVIGLGLPFGKVTNLLMLKGKNQAFLELNSEECAQTMVSYYLSVTPVIRNHPIYMQYSTHKELKTDNSPNQVRAQAALQAVNALHGGGAIAGDVSGLAGATAQSPVLRVIVENLFYPVTLDVLHQIFSKFGTVLKIITFTKNNQFQALIQYADAIMAHNAKCLDGQNIYNACCTLRISFSKLTNLNVKYNNDKSRDYTRLDLPTADAHPTLDHQTMAAAAFAAPGIISASPYGGAHAFPPAFAIQQAGLAMPGIPGALASLGVGHSGMAAAAAAASRLSLAGLAAVGGHNVLLVSNLNPESVTPHCLFILFGVYGDVMRVKILFNKKENALIQMADGNQAQLAISHLNGQRLLGRAIRVTVSKHTTVQLPREGQEDQGLTKDYSNSPLHRFKKPGSKNYSNIFPPSATLHLSNIPPAVVEEDLKRLFASSGATVKAFKFFQNDRKMALIQMASVEEAIECLIEFHNHDLGENHHLRVSFSKSTI; encoded by the exons aTGGACGG CCGCCTAGACGCTGACTTGTACCCTCTGGGATCCGGCTACGTCCCTGAAATTGA CAGTGTCCATGACATATCAGTTGGCACGAAG AGAGGATCTGACGAGCTCTTTTCTTCCTGCATATCCAACGGGCCCTATATCATGAACTCAG CCAATGGCAACGACAGCAAAAAATTCAAGGGTGACGTCCGCAGTCCCGGTGTTCCGTCACGCGTGGTTCATCTACGCAAGCTGCCCAGCGACATAAACGAGGCCGAGGTCATCGGGCTCGGTTTGCCCTTTGGGAAAGTCACCAATCTGCTGATGCTGAAAGGGAAGAACCAG GCGTTCCTGGAGCTGAACAGCGAGGAGTGTGCTCAGACCATGGTGAGCTACTACTTGTCTGTGACACCCGTCATCAGAAACCACCCCATTTACATGCAATACTCCACCCACAAAGAGCTAAAGACGGACAACTCCCCCAACCAAGTG CGCGCCCAAGCTGCTCTGCAGGCGGTCAACGCTCTGCATGGCGGTGGCGCCATTGCCGGGGATGTGAGCGGCCTAGCGGGCGCCACCGCTCAAAGCCCCGTCCTGCGAGTCATTGTGGAGAACCTCTTCTACCCGGTCACCCTGGATGTACTGCACCAG ataTTTTCCAAATTCGGCACAGTTCTGAAGATCATCACATTTACAAAGAACAACCAGTTCCAGGCTCTCATCCAGTATGCTGATGCCATAATGGCCCACAATGCCAAA tGTCTGGATGGGCAGAACATCTACAATGCCTGCTGCACCCTCAGAATCAGCTTCTCTAAGCTCACCAACCTGAATGTCAAATACAACAACGACAAGAGCAGGGACTACACCCGCCTGGATCTCCCCACCGCTGACGCTCATCCCACCCTGGACCACCAGACCATGGCTGCTGCTGCCTTTG CTGCCCCTGGTATAATTTCTGCCTCTCCGTATGGAGGCGCTCATGCTTTCCCACCTGCTTTTGCCATCCAGCAAGCAG GTCTTGCAATGCCCGGCATCCCCGGTGCCTTGGCGTCATTGGGCGTCGGGCACAGCGGCATGGCGGCggcagccgccgccgccagtCGCCTCAGCCTGGCCGGGCTCGCTGCCGTCGGCGGACACAACGTCCTGTTGGTCAGCAATCTGAACCCGGAG AGCGTTACGCCACACTGCCTCTTTATTCTTTTCG GTGTGTATGGCGACGTGATGAGAGTCAAGATCCTGTTCAATAAAAAAGAGAACGCTCTGATCCAGATGGCCGATGGCAACCAGGCTCAGCTAG CCATCAGCCACCTGAATGGCCAGCGGCTGCTCGGCAGGGCCATCCGCGTGACGGTGTCCAAGCACACCACGGTGCAGTTGCCGAGAGAAGGCCAGGAGGACCAGGGCCTGACCAAGGACTACAGCAACTCACCGCTGCATCGCTTCAAAAAGCCCGGCTCCAAGAACTACTCAAACATCTTTCCACCATCGGCCACGCTCCATTTGTCCAATATACC GCCTGCTGTGGTGGAAGAAGACCTCAAGAGGCTTTTTGCCAGCTCAGGAGCCACAGTCAAAGCCTTCAAGTTCTTTCA AAACGATCGCAAGATGGCCCTGATCCAGATGGCCTCAGTGGAGGAGGCCATCGAGTGCCTGATTGAGTTCCACAACCACGACCTGGGAGAGAACCACCACCTCAGAGTGTCCTTCTCAAAATCCACCATCTGA
- the LOC144049374 gene encoding polypyrimidine tract-binding protein 1-like isoform X4 has product MRRHRAAILTSSLEEYPAYGVQNLSTLEEPGFKSDRFQAPKPRHRVDERPKRRLDADLYPLGSGYVPEIDSVHDISVGTKRGSDELFSSCISNGPYIMNSANGNDSKKFKGDVRSPGVPSRVVHLRKLPSDINEAEVIGLGLPFGKVTNLLMLKGKNQAFLELNSEECAQTMVSYYLSVTPVIRNHPIYMQYSTHKELKTDNSPNQVRAQAALQAVNALHGGGAIAGDVSGLAGATAQSPVLRVIVENLFYPVTLDVLHQIFSKFGTVLKIITFTKNNQFQALIQYADAIMAHNAKCLDGQNIYNACCTLRISFSKLTNLNVKYNNDKSRDYTRLDLPTADAHPTLDHQTMAAAAFAAPGIISASPYGGAHAFPPAFAIQQAGLAMPGIPGALASLGVGHSGMAAAAAAASRLSLAGLAAVGGHNVLLVSNLNPESVTPHCLFILFGVYGDVMRVKILFNKKENALIQMADGNQAQLAISHLNGQRLLGRAIRVTVSKHTTVQLPREGQEDQGLTKDYSNSPLHRFKKPGSKNYSNIFPPSATLHLSNIPPAVVEEDLKRLFASSGATVKAFKFFQNDRKMALIQMASVEEAIECLIEFHNHDLGENHHLRVSFSKSTI; this is encoded by the exons atgcgtcgtcatcgagctgcgatccttacgtcatcgctggaggagtatcccgcatatggtgtccagaatctttccactctggaggagcccggtttcaaaagtgatcggtttcaagctccgaaaccgcgccatcgtgtggacgaacggcctaaacg CCGCCTAGACGCTGACTTGTACCCTCTGGGATCCGGCTACGTCCCTGAAATTGA CAGTGTCCATGACATATCAGTTGGCACGAAG AGAGGATCTGACGAGCTCTTTTCTTCCTGCATATCCAACGGGCCCTATATCATGAACTCAG CCAATGGCAACGACAGCAAAAAATTCAAGGGTGACGTCCGCAGTCCCGGTGTTCCGTCACGCGTGGTTCATCTACGCAAGCTGCCCAGCGACATAAACGAGGCCGAGGTCATCGGGCTCGGTTTGCCCTTTGGGAAAGTCACCAATCTGCTGATGCTGAAAGGGAAGAACCAG GCGTTCCTGGAGCTGAACAGCGAGGAGTGTGCTCAGACCATGGTGAGCTACTACTTGTCTGTGACACCCGTCATCAGAAACCACCCCATTTACATGCAATACTCCACCCACAAAGAGCTAAAGACGGACAACTCCCCCAACCAAGTG CGCGCCCAAGCTGCTCTGCAGGCGGTCAACGCTCTGCATGGCGGTGGCGCCATTGCCGGGGATGTGAGCGGCCTAGCGGGCGCCACCGCTCAAAGCCCCGTCCTGCGAGTCATTGTGGAGAACCTCTTCTACCCGGTCACCCTGGATGTACTGCACCAG ataTTTTCCAAATTCGGCACAGTTCTGAAGATCATCACATTTACAAAGAACAACCAGTTCCAGGCTCTCATCCAGTATGCTGATGCCATAATGGCCCACAATGCCAAA tGTCTGGATGGGCAGAACATCTACAATGCCTGCTGCACCCTCAGAATCAGCTTCTCTAAGCTCACCAACCTGAATGTCAAATACAACAACGACAAGAGCAGGGACTACACCCGCCTGGATCTCCCCACCGCTGACGCTCATCCCACCCTGGACCACCAGACCATGGCTGCTGCTGCCTTTG CTGCCCCTGGTATAATTTCTGCCTCTCCGTATGGAGGCGCTCATGCTTTCCCACCTGCTTTTGCCATCCAGCAAGCAG GTCTTGCAATGCCCGGCATCCCCGGTGCCTTGGCGTCATTGGGCGTCGGGCACAGCGGCATGGCGGCggcagccgccgccgccagtCGCCTCAGCCTGGCCGGGCTCGCTGCCGTCGGCGGACACAACGTCCTGTTGGTCAGCAATCTGAACCCGGAG AGCGTTACGCCACACTGCCTCTTTATTCTTTTCG GTGTGTATGGCGACGTGATGAGAGTCAAGATCCTGTTCAATAAAAAAGAGAACGCTCTGATCCAGATGGCCGATGGCAACCAGGCTCAGCTAG CCATCAGCCACCTGAATGGCCAGCGGCTGCTCGGCAGGGCCATCCGCGTGACGGTGTCCAAGCACACCACGGTGCAGTTGCCGAGAGAAGGCCAGGAGGACCAGGGCCTGACCAAGGACTACAGCAACTCACCGCTGCATCGCTTCAAAAAGCCCGGCTCCAAGAACTACTCAAACATCTTTCCACCATCGGCCACGCTCCATTTGTCCAATATACC GCCTGCTGTGGTGGAAGAAGACCTCAAGAGGCTTTTTGCCAGCTCAGGAGCCACAGTCAAAGCCTTCAAGTTCTTTCA AAACGATCGCAAGATGGCCCTGATCCAGATGGCCTCAGTGGAGGAGGCCATCGAGTGCCTGATTGAGTTCCACAACCACGACCTGGGAGAGAACCACCACCTCAGAGTGTCCTTCTCAAAATCCACCATCTGA
- the LOC144049374 gene encoding polypyrimidine tract-binding protein 1-like isoform X3, with product MRRHRAAILTSSLEEYPAYGVQNLSTLEEPGFKSDRFQAPKPRHRVDERPKRRLDADLYPLGSGYVPEIDPRVLSFHSSVHDISVGTKRGSDELFSSCISNGPYIMNSANGNDSKKFKGDVRSPGVPSRVVHLRKLPSDINEAEVIGLGLPFGKVTNLLMLKGKNQAFLELNSEECAQTMVSYYLSVTPVIRNHPIYMQYSTHKELKTDNSPNQVRAQAALQAVNALHGGGAIAGDVSGLAGATAQSPVLRVIVENLFYPVTLDVLHQIFSKFGTVLKIITFTKNNQFQALIQYADAIMAHNAKCLDGQNIYNACCTLRISFSKLTNLNVKYNNDKSRDYTRLDLPTADAHPTLDHQTMAAAAFAAPGIISASPYGGAHAFPPAFAIQQAGLAMPGIPGALASLGVGHSGMAAAAAAASRLSLAGLAAVGGHNVLLVSNLNPESVTPHCLFILFGVYGDVMRVKILFNKKENALIQMADGNQAQLAISHLNGQRLLGRAIRVTVSKHTTVQLPREGQEDQGLTKDYSNSPLHRFKKPGSKNYSNIFPPSATLHLSNIPPAVVEEDLKRLFASSGATVKAFKFFQNDRKMALIQMASVEEAIECLIEFHNHDLGENHHLRVSFSKSTI from the exons atgcgtcgtcatcgagctgcgatccttacgtcatcgctggaggagtatcccgcatatggtgtccagaatctttccactctggaggagcccggtttcaaaagtgatcggtttcaagctccgaaaccgcgccatcgtgtggacgaacggcctaaacg CCGCCTAGACGCTGACTTGTACCCTCTGGGATCCGGCTACGTCCCTGAAATTGA CCCCCGTGTTTTGTCTTTCCACAGCAGTGTCCATGACATATCAGTTGGCACGAAG AGAGGATCTGACGAGCTCTTTTCTTCCTGCATATCCAACGGGCCCTATATCATGAACTCAG CCAATGGCAACGACAGCAAAAAATTCAAGGGTGACGTCCGCAGTCCCGGTGTTCCGTCACGCGTGGTTCATCTACGCAAGCTGCCCAGCGACATAAACGAGGCCGAGGTCATCGGGCTCGGTTTGCCCTTTGGGAAAGTCACCAATCTGCTGATGCTGAAAGGGAAGAACCAG GCGTTCCTGGAGCTGAACAGCGAGGAGTGTGCTCAGACCATGGTGAGCTACTACTTGTCTGTGACACCCGTCATCAGAAACCACCCCATTTACATGCAATACTCCACCCACAAAGAGCTAAAGACGGACAACTCCCCCAACCAAGTG CGCGCCCAAGCTGCTCTGCAGGCGGTCAACGCTCTGCATGGCGGTGGCGCCATTGCCGGGGATGTGAGCGGCCTAGCGGGCGCCACCGCTCAAAGCCCCGTCCTGCGAGTCATTGTGGAGAACCTCTTCTACCCGGTCACCCTGGATGTACTGCACCAG ataTTTTCCAAATTCGGCACAGTTCTGAAGATCATCACATTTACAAAGAACAACCAGTTCCAGGCTCTCATCCAGTATGCTGATGCCATAATGGCCCACAATGCCAAA tGTCTGGATGGGCAGAACATCTACAATGCCTGCTGCACCCTCAGAATCAGCTTCTCTAAGCTCACCAACCTGAATGTCAAATACAACAACGACAAGAGCAGGGACTACACCCGCCTGGATCTCCCCACCGCTGACGCTCATCCCACCCTGGACCACCAGACCATGGCTGCTGCTGCCTTTG CTGCCCCTGGTATAATTTCTGCCTCTCCGTATGGAGGCGCTCATGCTTTCCCACCTGCTTTTGCCATCCAGCAAGCAG GTCTTGCAATGCCCGGCATCCCCGGTGCCTTGGCGTCATTGGGCGTCGGGCACAGCGGCATGGCGGCggcagccgccgccgccagtCGCCTCAGCCTGGCCGGGCTCGCTGCCGTCGGCGGACACAACGTCCTGTTGGTCAGCAATCTGAACCCGGAG AGCGTTACGCCACACTGCCTCTTTATTCTTTTCG GTGTGTATGGCGACGTGATGAGAGTCAAGATCCTGTTCAATAAAAAAGAGAACGCTCTGATCCAGATGGCCGATGGCAACCAGGCTCAGCTAG CCATCAGCCACCTGAATGGCCAGCGGCTGCTCGGCAGGGCCATCCGCGTGACGGTGTCCAAGCACACCACGGTGCAGTTGCCGAGAGAAGGCCAGGAGGACCAGGGCCTGACCAAGGACTACAGCAACTCACCGCTGCATCGCTTCAAAAAGCCCGGCTCCAAGAACTACTCAAACATCTTTCCACCATCGGCCACGCTCCATTTGTCCAATATACC GCCTGCTGTGGTGGAAGAAGACCTCAAGAGGCTTTTTGCCAGCTCAGGAGCCACAGTCAAAGCCTTCAAGTTCTTTCA AAACGATCGCAAGATGGCCCTGATCCAGATGGCCTCAGTGGAGGAGGCCATCGAGTGCCTGATTGAGTTCCACAACCACGACCTGGGAGAGAACCACCACCTCAGAGTGTCCTTCTCAAAATCCACCATCTGA